A window from Chitinophaga filiformis encodes these proteins:
- a CDS encoding RagB/SusD family nutrient uptake outer membrane protein: MKRIFVYMVMLVLLSVGQGCNKELALSPADKLPTDEALSNIKGVNAAVNGMYAGMRSTDYYGRNYLILGEITADNVYLSTSNSNRFLSSWRLSWIVSDVDVTGVWNRAYAVILRANNIINSIPVISDGTAEEKNFAKGQALFIRALAHFDLLRFFAEPYIVGGGTSLGVPVITKFEVGSPKRNTVDQVYAQIIADLTEVKSLLPEATNDPFNASSYAASALLARVYLYKGDNAAAIAEATRVINAGYAIQPANSLADFYNTPGTGEDIFTLKILDIQTAGSDNLGQMFRKPGYGDIRVSPDLVNILEPGDARRVFISAFNGSPSEFQNNKFTGQQGISGLHSPKILRISEMYLARAEAYAKEGNYAAALTDVNAIRTHRNLAALENVANDAVLAAVLKEKRVEFMFEGHRYFDLLRNKLDIVRNHCNNPEQLNTPRCTIEATSNTAIFPIPQRETDVNRNIEQNPGYKK; encoded by the coding sequence ATGAAAAGAATATTCGTGTATATGGTTATGTTGGTCCTGTTATCTGTCGGTCAGGGCTGCAATAAAGAACTGGCGCTTTCGCCGGCAGATAAACTGCCGACGGATGAAGCCTTGTCAAATATCAAAGGTGTGAATGCCGCGGTGAACGGTATGTATGCCGGTATGAGATCCACAGATTATTATGGAAGGAACTACCTGATACTGGGCGAGATCACTGCTGATAACGTGTATCTTTCTACAAGCAACAGTAACCGCTTCCTGTCCAGCTGGCGATTGAGCTGGATCGTTTCAGATGTGGATGTAACCGGCGTCTGGAACAGGGCATACGCTGTGATCTTAAGAGCTAACAATATTATCAACAGCATACCTGTCATCAGCGATGGTACGGCTGAAGAAAAGAACTTTGCCAAGGGGCAGGCATTGTTTATCCGTGCATTGGCGCATTTTGATCTGTTACGTTTCTTTGCTGAGCCATATATTGTTGGCGGGGGTACATCGCTGGGAGTGCCGGTGATAACGAAATTCGAAGTGGGCTCGCCGAAAAGGAATACGGTAGATCAGGTATATGCGCAGATCATTGCCGATCTGACCGAGGTCAAATCATTACTGCCCGAAGCAACCAACGATCCTTTCAACGCCAGTTCCTATGCAGCATCTGCACTGCTGGCAAGGGTATACCTGTATAAAGGCGATAATGCCGCCGCTATTGCCGAGGCAACGAGGGTGATCAATGCTGGTTATGCTATTCAGCCTGCCAATAGCTTAGCTGATTTTTACAACACACCAGGTACAGGAGAAGACATTTTTACGCTGAAAATACTTGACATCCAGACAGCAGGTTCTGATAACCTTGGCCAGATGTTCAGGAAGCCTGGTTATGGTGATATCCGTGTATCTCCCGACCTGGTGAATATATTGGAGCCTGGCGATGCGAGAAGGGTTTTTATTTCTGCGTTTAATGGCAGTCCTTCAGAATTCCAGAATAACAAGTTTACCGGTCAGCAGGGTATTTCCGGCTTGCACAGTCCTAAAATACTGCGCATATCAGAAATGTACCTGGCGCGCGCCGAAGCCTATGCAAAGGAAGGTAACTATGCCGCCGCACTGACAGATGTAAACGCGATCCGCACGCACAGGAACCTGGCAGCCCTGGAAAATGTGGCCAATGATGCGGTATTGGCAGCAGTGCTCAAAGAGAAACGTGTGGAGTTCATGTTTGAAGGACATCGTTATTTCGACCTGTTGAGAAATAAACTGGATATTGTAAGAAATCATTGTAATAATCCGGAGCAGTTGAATACGCCCAGATGCACCATTGAGGCAACTTCAAATACGGCGATCTTCCCCATTCCACAAAGGGAAACCGATGTGAACCGTAACATAGAACAGAATCCGGGGTACAAAAAATAA
- a CDS encoding TlpA disulfide reductase family protein, which yields MKKFALWAVAGLFLASCSQQTEKGDFVINAHIDNAPLGKIYLEELTLEEAKIVDTAVIKDASGKFTLKGMLPEQALYRIRFADNNRFILLGLDAGTMSIEGDYNHLEQVKIENSEASSEIQQLLNEASSKNIALTTEMKTLDSLYQAKTPDSVMKPRVAAFEAKRNDLEQFILKAAKDTKSPAVAAFALSMVSTPTLLQDQKVINELKTRFPENTLIASFTEKLNEVSKKSAAPATDAMAGEDENMTAVKIGQVAPDFTLPDLSGKATSLSSFRGKYVLVDFWASWCKPCRMENPNVVQAYNTYKNKNFTILGVSLDRTKEAWAKAIQADGLTWSHVSDLKFWESAVVPLYGLNSIPSNMLLDPEGKVIAVGLRGPDLQAKLQEVLK from the coding sequence ATGAAGAAATTTGCTTTATGGGCAGTAGCCGGACTATTCCTGGCCAGTTGCTCGCAACAGACAGAGAAGGGAGATTTTGTTATCAATGCACATATAGACAATGCTCCTTTAGGTAAAATATACCTGGAGGAACTGACGCTGGAAGAAGCGAAGATCGTGGACACTGCTGTGATAAAAGATGCCAGCGGTAAATTCACCCTCAAAGGTATGCTGCCGGAACAGGCGCTTTACCGTATCCGTTTCGCTGATAATAACCGCTTTATCCTCCTGGGCCTCGATGCTGGTACGATGAGCATCGAAGGCGATTACAATCACCTGGAACAGGTTAAAATTGAGAATTCCGAAGCCTCTTCAGAAATACAGCAGTTGCTGAATGAAGCGAGCTCAAAGAATATAGCGCTGACAACAGAGATGAAAACCCTTGACAGCCTCTATCAGGCTAAAACGCCCGACAGCGTAATGAAACCAAGGGTGGCTGCATTCGAGGCAAAACGAAATGATCTCGAACAGTTCATCCTGAAAGCGGCAAAAGACACTAAATCTCCTGCTGTTGCTGCATTCGCACTGAGCATGGTAAGCACACCTACCTTACTGCAGGATCAGAAAGTGATCAACGAATTAAAGACCCGTTTTCCTGAAAATACACTGATTGCCAGCTTTACAGAAAAGCTGAACGAAGTGTCCAAAAAGAGCGCTGCTCCTGCTACAGACGCCATGGCTGGTGAAGACGAAAATATGACAGCTGTGAAGATCGGCCAGGTGGCACCAGACTTTACACTGCCCGACCTCTCAGGAAAAGCCACCAGCCTCAGCTCCTTCAGGGGGAAATATGTGCTGGTAGATTTCTGGGCAAGCTGGTGCAAGCCATGCCGTATGGAAAACCCTAACGTGGTACAGGCTTATAACACTTACAAGAATAAAAACTTTACTATCCTCGGTGTATCGCTAGACAGAACAAAAGAGGCGTGGGCAAAGGCCATACAGGCCGATGGTCTTACCTGGAGCCATGTGAGTGATCTGAAATTCTGGGAATCTGCAGTTGTTCCTTTATATGGACTGAACTCCATTCCATCCAACATGCTGCTCGATCCGGAAGGAAAGGTGATCGCTGTCGGACTAAGAGGACCTGACTTACAGGCCAAGCTCCAGGAAGTATTGAAATAA
- a CDS encoding SusC/RagA family TonB-linked outer membrane protein, with the protein MKHTLLLWLFVAISVMPALAQTRTIKGKITDAKDGAGIPYATVRIQGANKGTTTDQSGNFSIEIGANQSLIVSSIGFAAKTVKPGNSGILTISLVADNVLSEYIATGYGNTNRQKKVSSVSEVTGEKIANTPFVDINQAMQGRAAGVFVGGASGQPGAVQNVRIRGVGSISAGAAPLYVIDGVIVDGRDINNTSGLALQSNDLLANLNANDVESVNVLKDAAATALYGSRGANGVIVITTKKGKAGVTTFNARAQYGSAKASFGKSGMLSPEESLAYNRDVLAINGATPAEVDDQFPTSLLKTAFDWHKAGFRTATTQDYGLAASGGTDKTKFYISGGYQNQEGTVINSWFKKYTVISNVSQQVNDHLDIAMNLNLSQSNANNAMGGNYYSSPILGAYFVSPFQSPYKADGSMYTGLEPEFYAASGDNFLYSVPLNDKRLTNFRGLGSLSVGYRVFDWLKVQEKVNMDLVYGEANLFYDPTTGDGINTAEPSKSGEVYNANVKNTTLTNQLSISGAIKINKDHQLDYLALTEYNRFKSRSISADGIGLVTGKLKVLDVTAVPQDVGGNGTEYTFLSYLGQLTYTFKNRYNLSGSIRTDGSSRFGVNNRFGTFYSVGASWKVMEEAFMKSQKVFSDLRLRGSYGVTGNADFDNFVATALYDYGTAYNGEPGNAPSTIGNRNLTWERNKSFNIGLDLGFFKNRLTAVIDVYRRRTDGLLMNTPVSSTSGFLTQPVNVGSLENKGIEALITSKNIEAASGLTWTTELNVSTNKNKILSLYGGQDVSASTTQLHRVGEAVQSWYLNEWAGVDKDNGDPLWYTADGKTTNNINLAQRKIVGNSQPKFIGGLTNTVSYKGISLSVFFYGVTGSKILNRTRILGDADGAYFGFGYDKLAAQNYWRKAGDVAERPKPIPGGNHNGNNAQSTRYLENGSFLRLKNINLSYSLPKRWMRAINVSDVKFYAQAANIATWTGYTGWDPEQDISAMEFFRYPPAKSITFGVNVNF; encoded by the coding sequence ATGAAACACACTTTACTCCTGTGGCTATTCGTGGCCATTAGCGTGATGCCCGCGCTTGCCCAAACACGAACGATCAAAGGGAAAATTACAGACGCCAAAGACGGCGCCGGCATACCCTATGCCACTGTCAGGATCCAGGGTGCCAACAAAGGAACCACCACTGACCAAAGCGGAAATTTCAGTATTGAGATCGGTGCAAACCAGTCCCTGATCGTATCTTCCATCGGGTTTGCCGCAAAAACAGTGAAACCCGGTAACAGTGGAATATTGACCATCTCCCTTGTTGCCGATAATGTACTGAGTGAGTACATCGCTACCGGTTATGGCAATACCAACAGGCAAAAGAAAGTAAGTTCTGTGTCTGAAGTGACCGGAGAGAAAATTGCCAACACTCCCTTCGTTGACATTAACCAGGCCATGCAGGGTAGAGCGGCCGGCGTATTTGTCGGCGGGGCTTCAGGACAACCGGGCGCCGTACAGAACGTAAGGATCCGTGGTGTCGGCTCTATCAGTGCCGGCGCTGCACCGCTGTATGTCATAGATGGTGTTATCGTAGATGGCAGGGACATTAATAATACCTCTGGCCTTGCTTTACAGTCGAACGACCTGCTTGCAAACCTGAATGCCAATGACGTTGAAAGTGTAAACGTACTGAAAGATGCTGCCGCTACTGCTTTGTACGGCTCAAGAGGCGCTAATGGCGTGATCGTGATCACCACTAAAAAGGGGAAAGCCGGCGTTACCACTTTCAATGCAAGAGCGCAATATGGTTCTGCAAAAGCCAGCTTTGGCAAATCCGGTATGCTGTCGCCCGAAGAATCACTGGCCTACAACCGGGATGTACTGGCCATCAATGGCGCTACTCCGGCAGAAGTAGATGATCAATTTCCTACGTCATTACTGAAAACAGCCTTCGACTGGCATAAAGCCGGTTTCCGTACCGCCACCACACAGGATTATGGCCTTGCTGCTTCCGGTGGAACAGATAAAACAAAGTTTTACATCTCCGGTGGATATCAGAACCAGGAAGGAACCGTGATCAATTCCTGGTTTAAAAAATATACTGTCATCTCCAATGTGTCCCAGCAGGTGAATGATCATCTGGACATTGCTATGAACCTCAACCTGTCTCAAAGTAATGCGAATAATGCAATGGGCGGAAACTATTATTCCAGCCCGATATTAGGCGCCTATTTCGTGTCTCCTTTCCAAAGCCCCTACAAGGCTGACGGCTCTATGTATACAGGACTGGAACCGGAATTTTACGCTGCCAGCGGCGATAACTTCCTGTATTCTGTGCCGCTGAACGACAAACGCCTGACCAACTTCAGGGGCCTCGGCTCACTCAGTGTAGGCTATCGCGTGTTCGACTGGCTGAAAGTGCAGGAGAAAGTAAATATGGACCTGGTGTATGGTGAGGCCAATCTCTTCTACGACCCTACCACCGGAGACGGTATCAATACGGCGGAACCATCCAAGAGCGGTGAGGTCTATAATGCAAACGTAAAGAACACTACGCTGACCAACCAGTTATCCATCAGCGGCGCTATTAAGATCAATAAAGATCATCAGCTCGATTACCTGGCACTCACTGAATATAACAGGTTTAAGTCAAGGAGCATCAGCGCTGACGGTATCGGTCTTGTAACCGGCAAACTGAAAGTGCTGGATGTAACCGCTGTTCCGCAGGACGTAGGTGGTAACGGTACAGAATATACGTTCCTGTCATATCTCGGGCAGCTGACCTACACTTTTAAGAACAGGTATAACCTGAGCGGTAGTATCAGAACAGATGGATCTTCCAGGTTCGGTGTGAATAACCGTTTTGGTACATTCTATTCTGTGGGGGCTTCCTGGAAAGTGATGGAAGAAGCATTTATGAAATCGCAGAAAGTCTTTTCTGATCTGCGTCTGAGAGGTAGCTATGGTGTTACCGGTAATGCTGACTTTGACAACTTCGTGGCAACCGCTTTATATGACTATGGTACTGCCTATAATGGCGAGCCTGGCAACGCTCCTTCCACTATTGGTAACAGGAACCTGACATGGGAAAGAAATAAATCCTTCAACATTGGCCTGGACCTCGGTTTCTTTAAAAACAGGCTGACGGCAGTTATTGATGTTTACAGACGCCGGACCGATGGCCTGCTGATGAATACCCCGGTGAGCTCTACCAGCGGATTTCTGACCCAGCCTGTGAACGTTGGTTCTCTGGAAAACAAAGGTATCGAAGCACTGATCACCAGCAAGAATATTGAGGCTGCTTCCGGCCTGACATGGACCACTGAACTGAACGTATCTACCAATAAAAATAAGATACTGTCACTGTATGGCGGACAGGATGTATCTGCTTCCACTACTCAGTTACACAGGGTAGGCGAAGCGGTACAGAGCTGGTATTTAAATGAGTGGGCAGGTGTTGACAAAGACAACGGTGATCCATTATGGTATACCGCAGATGGTAAAACCACCAACAATATCAACCTTGCGCAGAGAAAAATAGTTGGTAATAGTCAGCCGAAATTTATCGGTGGATTGACAAACACCGTAAGCTATAAAGGTATATCCCTCAGCGTATTCTTCTACGGTGTAACCGGCAGTAAGATCCTTAACAGAACAAGGATACTGGGAGACGCTGACGGTGCTTATTTCGGATTTGGCTATGATAAACTAGCTGCACAGAACTACTGGCGGAAAGCCGGTGATGTGGCAGAACGTCCAAAGCCAATTCCTGGCGGTAACCATAACGGTAACAATGCACAGTCAACCAGGTACCTGGAAAATGGTTCCTTTCTTCGTCTTAAGAACATTAACCTGAGTTACAGCCTGCCAAAAAGATGGATGCGCGCTATTAACGTGAGTGATGTTAAATTCTATGCACAGGCGGCCAATATCGCCACCTGGACCGGGTATACAGGATGGGACCCTGAGCAGGATATCAGTGCGATGGAGTTCTTCAGATATCCTCCTGCCAAGAGCATCACCTTCGGCGTAAACGTTAATTTCTAA
- a CDS encoding SusC/RagA family TonB-linked outer membrane protein: MKKGVFLYLFSLMAVLPALAQMRTLTGTVKADNSGTPLSGVTIHLKGSTYSVATNPDGSFSMSVGGTPELQFSMVGYESRQLKVAADVTWLDIKLQPASSRLSEVVVVGYGEQAQRYTTEAVSVVKAGQITNVPAVSPQQLLQGQVAGVNMTNSSGLLGNSSLLRVRGTASITAGSQPLFVVDGVPLNDGIYNTSYGGGANLNPLLEINPEDIATITVLKDAAAAAIYGSRGSNGVILIETKKGALNNKTQIRLDYYTGWVSPTDKLKVMNGDEYRTFYNNYITKVKGTAPVDFPAKSTDWPSLVTRTGRTNNYALGASGGNDKTRFYVGGNYMDDGNFVIGNNLQRLSGRLNLEHTASKYLQLGVNFSTAYTNMDRIYQEGNASGNNNLPPYTAAFLNTPFTPAYTDDGQFANPTTNTLANIALSTNKYYTRRNTGNAYAKVNITKDLWVKTDWGIDLLETEERIRRSAKLTGNTTTPGSASRTLWQDNKWLSTNSLNYDKSIGADHHVTLLAAYSYETARYDDIKVTGNGFVNDQLPNVGSAAVTTGSATGKRWAMESYIFRANYRFQDKYLFEGSLRRDGSSRFGTNKKYGNFWAVSGGWIISQEQFMKELHFIDYMKLTASYGVTGNDRINYYDYLGLYSASDAGYAGQPGVRPSQIKNLNLGWEETKQFDLGLAVNVLDNRIQLTVDYYSKNSQDLLLYQAVPSTTGFGFSTRNAGKMRNRGVDLQITGVPVRTKDLQWTTSLNLGFVKNKVIKLSSDSRDEEGRNYVLSSFGGQRVIQGYALNSFYVLNYKGINPQTGDPEWYTKDGKATTTPTANDQIIAGNAMPKLTGGFNNTVRYKQFDLGVNFYFSYGNKVMLNEFQTLDNATLTNSNLSKDMLNYWQKPGDQALAPAATSASWKTMPFNQLSTRQLFDGSFLRLKTLTLGYNLPSNLLSNTHVLSGARLYVLGQNLWTVTKKEFRGADPEVSLYGSNGQVAGESYFSLPQPKTITVGVNLLF, encoded by the coding sequence ATGAAAAAAGGAGTATTCCTGTATCTGTTTTCATTAATGGCCGTGCTGCCTGCTCTTGCGCAGATGAGGACACTTACAGGCACTGTCAAAGCCGACAACAGCGGCACACCGCTGTCCGGCGTTACGATCCACCTTAAAGGCTCCACCTATAGTGTAGCCACTAATCCAGACGGCTCCTTTTCCATGAGCGTGGGAGGAACGCCTGAACTGCAGTTTTCCATGGTGGGATATGAATCCCGTCAACTGAAGGTTGCTGCAGATGTCACCTGGCTGGATATAAAACTGCAACCCGCATCTTCCCGGCTGTCTGAAGTGGTCGTGGTAGGTTATGGAGAACAGGCGCAACGGTATACGACCGAGGCCGTATCTGTTGTGAAAGCCGGCCAGATCACCAATGTACCGGCTGTATCGCCCCAGCAATTGCTGCAGGGACAGGTGGCAGGGGTAAACATGACCAATTCTTCCGGCCTGCTGGGCAATTCCTCTCTACTCCGGGTAAGGGGCACTGCTTCCATCACCGCTGGTAGCCAGCCGCTATTTGTTGTGGACGGCGTGCCGTTGAATGATGGTATTTACAATACCTCTTACGGTGGTGGCGCAAACCTGAATCCGCTGCTGGAAATCAATCCGGAAGATATTGCTACTATCACTGTACTGAAAGATGCAGCCGCTGCCGCCATTTATGGCTCCAGGGGCTCAAATGGGGTTATACTGATAGAAACAAAGAAAGGTGCCCTGAACAATAAAACCCAGATCAGACTGGACTATTATACCGGCTGGGTAAGCCCCACGGATAAGCTGAAGGTGATGAACGGGGATGAATACCGTACTTTTTACAATAACTACATCACCAAAGTAAAAGGAACGGCGCCTGTCGATTTCCCCGCAAAAAGCACCGACTGGCCTTCCCTGGTTACCAGGACCGGCCGTACGAACAACTATGCACTTGGTGCCAGCGGAGGAAACGACAAGACCCGTTTCTATGTAGGTGGTAACTATATGGATGACGGGAACTTCGTGATCGGCAACAACCTGCAAAGGTTATCCGGAAGACTGAACCTGGAGCATACAGCCAGCAAATACCTGCAACTGGGCGTTAATTTCAGTACGGCTTATACAAACATGGACCGCATCTACCAGGAGGGAAATGCCAGTGGCAACAACAACCTGCCGCCTTATACAGCCGCATTCCTTAATACGCCATTCACGCCCGCCTATACAGACGACGGACAGTTTGCGAATCCGACCACCAATACACTCGCCAATATTGCTTTAAGCACCAATAAATACTATACCCGCCGCAACACAGGCAATGCCTATGCAAAGGTCAACATCACAAAAGATCTCTGGGTAAAGACCGACTGGGGCATCGATCTCCTGGAAACAGAAGAACGCATCCGCAGGTCGGCGAAACTTACAGGCAACACTACAACGCCCGGCTCTGCCAGCCGTACCCTCTGGCAGGATAATAAATGGCTGAGCACTAATAGCCTGAACTACGATAAAAGCATAGGAGCTGACCATCATGTAACGCTGTTAGCCGCATATAGCTATGAAACAGCCAGATATGATGATATTAAAGTGACCGGTAACGGTTTCGTAAACGACCAGTTGCCCAATGTGGGATCTGCCGCAGTGACCACAGGTTCTGCAACCGGTAAGCGCTGGGCCATGGAATCTTACATTTTCCGTGCTAACTATCGCTTCCAGGATAAATACCTGTTTGAAGGATCATTACGCAGGGACGGTTCTTCCCGTTTTGGGACCAATAAGAAATACGGCAATTTCTGGGCGGTATCCGGTGGCTGGATCATTTCTCAGGAGCAGTTTATGAAGGAACTGCATTTTATAGATTACATGAAACTGACCGCCAGTTATGGCGTAACCGGTAATGACCGTATCAACTACTATGATTATCTGGGACTGTATTCTGCGAGTGATGCCGGCTATGCAGGACAGCCGGGAGTAAGACCAAGCCAGATCAAGAACCTGAACCTGGGCTGGGAGGAAACGAAACAATTCGACCTCGGCCTGGCAGTAAATGTGCTGGACAACAGGATACAATTGACAGTGGATTACTATAGCAAAAATTCCCAGGACCTGCTGTTGTACCAAGCGGTGCCTTCTACTACCGGTTTTGGATTTTCTACCCGCAACGCGGGAAAGATGCGTAACCGCGGTGTAGACCTGCAAATAACAGGAGTGCCTGTGCGTACAAAAGATCTTCAATGGACCACCAGCCTTAACCTGGGTTTTGTGAAGAACAAGGTAATAAAGCTGTCTTCGGATAGCAGAGATGAAGAAGGCAGAAACTATGTGCTCAGTTCATTCGGTGGCCAGCGGGTAATACAGGGATATGCACTGAACTCGTTCTATGTGCTTAATTATAAAGGGATCAATCCGCAAACGGGAGATCCTGAATGGTATACCAAAGACGGGAAAGCTACCACTACTCCTACCGCCAATGACCAGATAATAGCCGGCAATGCTATGCCGAAACTGACAGGTGGTTTCAATAACACGGTACGTTATAAACAATTTGACCTTGGTGTTAATTTCTACTTCTCTTACGGTAATAAAGTCATGCTGAATGAATTCCAGACCCTGGATAACGCAACGCTGACCAATTCCAACCTGAGCAAAGACATGCTGAATTACTGGCAGAAGCCTGGCGATCAGGCTCTTGCGCCGGCAGCTACCAGCGCTTCCTGGAAGACCATGCCGTTTAACCAATTGTCTACCAGGCAGCTGTTTGACGGGTCTTTCCTGCGACTGAAAACATTGACGCTGGGATATAATCTGCCATCAAATTTGTTGAGCAATACGCATGTATTGAGCGGTGCAAGGTTATATGTGCTGGGCCAGAATCTGTGGACAGTAACGAAGAAGGAATTCCGTGGCGCTGATCCTGAGGTATCCCTGTATGGCTCAAATGGCCAGGTAGCCGGAGAATCATACTTTTCCCTGCCTCAACCTAAGACTATCACTGTGGGTGTGAACCTGTTATTCTAA
- a CDS encoding RagB/SusD family nutrient uptake outer membrane protein, with translation MKTAKMNGQKKILIWLLAGLTCTSLFSCSKDLDQEPEQQIPTEDVFTSGPTALSALYGVYSRSQRQEVFGGQPQIIADFMADNVNYLGSSMSDISNFITSPSSSIVSEMWRIHFDAIMGANAVVDKVPGIQDASFTTADRKMYVAEAKFMRAILYFDLLNLFSQPYQVSQGGAPGIPVVTAAFDGTITYPARGTVNDVQAQIEKDLLEALPDLSDTFSDPMLARGRATKGAANALLSRLYLYREQWDKAAQYAKAVLDAPYYKLAGDYAFYDGNTKEDVFSIQNTDTDPGGSSWGYFYRPTGVNGSGACPFSPELIQAFSAEAGDKRFAMSDEGTAANLEKRRFTLKFPSVSPAKDNSPMIRVTEMYLNRAEALAATNGVNQESIDLMNALRKRAGLDEWTITTFATTDALITAILNERRKELCFEGHRRMDVLRRGQSLRANDPEKKAGADRVILPIPQREIDLSPALKGHQNPGY, from the coding sequence ATGAAAACAGCCAAAATGAACGGGCAAAAAAAGATATTAATATGGCTGCTGGCAGGGCTTACCTGTACCAGCCTGTTTTCCTGCAGCAAGGATCTGGACCAGGAACCCGAGCAGCAGATTCCTACAGAAGATGTATTTACTTCGGGGCCAACTGCTTTAAGCGCATTATACGGCGTTTATAGCCGTTCTCAACGTCAGGAGGTATTTGGAGGCCAGCCTCAGATTATTGCGGATTTTATGGCCGATAACGTCAATTACCTGGGTTCTTCGATGAGTGATATCAGCAATTTTATCACTTCTCCTTCCAGCTCTATCGTGAGTGAGATGTGGCGTATTCACTTTGACGCTATTATGGGCGCCAATGCCGTAGTAGACAAGGTGCCGGGTATACAGGACGCTTCGTTTACAACAGCGGACCGTAAAATGTACGTAGCGGAAGCAAAGTTCATGAGAGCTATCCTCTATTTCGACCTGCTCAATCTCTTTTCTCAGCCTTACCAGGTATCGCAGGGCGGTGCGCCCGGTATTCCGGTGGTAACGGCGGCTTTTGATGGTACCATTACATACCCGGCCAGAGGTACAGTAAATGACGTACAGGCGCAGATAGAAAAAGATCTGCTGGAAGCGCTGCCTGACCTGAGCGATACTTTCAGCGATCCTATGCTGGCCAGGGGCCGCGCCACCAAGGGCGCCGCAAATGCACTGTTGTCAAGGCTGTACCTGTACCGTGAACAATGGGACAAAGCAGCGCAGTATGCAAAAGCAGTGCTGGATGCTCCTTATTATAAATTGGCCGGCGACTATGCCTTCTATGACGGTAATACAAAAGAAGATGTGTTTTCCATTCAGAATACAGACACCGATCCGGGAGGCAGTAGCTGGGGCTACTTCTATCGCCCCACGGGTGTGAACGGCAGCGGTGCATGCCCCTTCTCTCCCGAATTGATACAGGCATTTTCTGCAGAAGCGGGTGACAAGAGGTTTGCGATGAGCGACGAAGGTACCGCGGCTAACCTTGAAAAGAGAAGGTTCACATTGAAGTTTCCCAGTGTATCTCCCGCAAAAGACAATTCTCCGATGATCAGGGTCACCGAAATGTACCTGAACAGGGCTGAAGCACTGGCTGCCACGAATGGTGTGAACCAGGAATCCATCGACCTGATGAATGCATTGAGAAAACGTGCAGGACTCGATGAATGGACCATCACTACCTTCGCTACTACTGATGCACTGATCACTGCCATCCTGAATGAAAGACGTAAAGAGCTCTGCTTCGAAGGACACCGCAGAATGGATGTGCTGAGAAGAGGACAATCACTGCGGGCCAATGATCCGGAGAAAAAAGCGGGCGCAGACCGGGTGATACTACCTATTCCCCAACGCGAAATTGACCTGAGCCCTGCATTGAAAGGACATCAGAACCCGGGGTACTGA